The following proteins are encoded in a genomic region of Anabas testudineus chromosome 13, fAnaTes1.2, whole genome shotgun sequence:
- the LOC113164863 gene encoding retinol-binding protein 2, whose amino-acid sequence MPADYSGRWEMVSNDNFEEVMKALDIDFATRKIASHLHQTKVIVQNGDKFETKTLSTFRNYEVNFTVGVEFEEHTKGLDNRKVQTLVTWDGDKLICVQKGEKENRGWKHWIEGDLLHLEITVLDKVCHQVFKKAQ is encoded by the exons ATGCCTGCCGACTACAGTGGACGCTGGGAGATGGTGAGCAATGACAACTTCGAGGAAGTCATGAAGGCTCTCG ACATTGACTTTGCCACCAGAAAGATTgcttcacacctgcaccagaCAAAAGTGATTGTCCAGAATGGGGATAAGTttgaaacaaagacactgaGCACCTTCAGAAACTACGAGGTCAACTTCACTGTGGGGGTGGAGTTTGAGGAGCACACAAAGGGCCTGGACAACAGAAAGGTCCAG ACGTTGGTTACCTGGGATGGAGACAAGCTGATCTGTGTGCAGAAAGGGGAGAAAGAAAACCGTGGTTGGAAACACTGGATCGAAGGAGACTTGCTACACTTG GAAATCACGGTGCTCGACAAAGTCTGCCACCAAGTATTTAAGAAGGCCCAGTAA
- the LOC113171328 gene encoding coatomer subunit beta'-like, with product MPLRLDIKRKLTARSDRVKSVDLHPTEPWMVVSLYSGSVLVWNHDTQIRVKTFELCDLPVRVAKFISRKHWVIAGADDMQIRVFNYNTLERVHMFEAHSDYIRCIAVHPTQPYILTSSDDMLIKLWDWDRKWLCSQVFEGHTHYVMQVVINPKDNNQFASASLDRTVKVWQLGSRIPNFTLEGHEKGVNCVDYYSGGDKPYLISGSDDCLVKIWDYQNKTCVQTLEGHAQNVTCVSFHPELPVILTGSEDGTVRLWHSNTYRLENTLNYGMERLWCICSQPGFNSVALGYDEGSIIIKLGREEPAMSMDSSGKVMWARHSEVQQANLKAMGESEIRDGEKLLLGVKDMGSCEIYPQTIQHSPNGRFVVVCGDGEYIIYTAMALRNKSFGTAQEFVWSHDSSQFAIRESNSMVKIFKNFKEKKAFKPDLGCEGIFGGFLLGVRSNSGLAFFTWESFELIRRIEIQPKHIIWSDSGELVCVATNESFFMLRYLPETVSAAQESKEQMTEDGIEDAFEVMGEVPEVVKTGIWVGDCFIYTSSINRLNCYVGGEIITIAHMDRTMYLLGYIPKDNRLYLGDKELNVISYSLLLPVLEYQTAIMRRDFRTADKILPRIPKEQRTRVANFLEKQGFKQQALAVSTDPEHKFELALQLGEVKIAYQLALEAESEHKWKQLAELATTKGQFTLAQECLHQAQDYGGLLLLATASGNTNMMDKLAEGAEKDDKTNVAFLTYFMQGRLDKCLDLLIKTDRLPEAAFLARTYLPSHVSRVVKLWKESLSKVNQKAADALADPTQYSNLFPGLQQTLLAEQYLKETHVRVRPAAEYPLVVPNEDCNVLEEFAVFVSKEEVSKPEEVVERMNESLLVAAAAGPVPSEEEEVVVEKTSPIKQITEPLSMKEESIPRETSPLPVTIPEEHVEPNQAESVASEVETLKDLISKLEIKEEEMLNKTIIEIQEPDMVQSCPIKDVRVSVEENIQEISLSDAASVACGSATSLTETIETITGTCEEQSEAVAKETIETGEDVVPTGLTVSEVSESVTTGEEPATEEQETNVISSTATTITDTAEETPVLEKHVSETASSPAAVEELISFENTASSVLDASVSVQTFPHLAFDPLLDPLEDSMPVLEPVSAQKPEQKNLCRALPVQPEDTLELVLETEVLSPAATPIECSKAQEAEPEGAEKPAEDLEALMNEENLDYLELDNFDLEDIDPAEVNLDEDFLSE from the exons ATG CCTCTGCGTTTGGACATCAAGCGCAAACTCACAGCTCGGTCAGACCGGGTGAAGAGTGTGGATCTGCACCCCACTGAGCCGTGGATGGTGGTCAGCCTCTACAGTGGAAGTGTGCTGGTCTGGAACCATGATACACAG ATAAGGGTGAAAACCTTTGAGCTGTGTGACCTGCCTGTCAGAGTGGCCAAATTTATATCCAGAAAACACTGGGTCATTGCAGGAGCA GATGACATGCAGATCCGTGTGTTCAATTACAACACTCTGGAGAGAGTTCACATGTTTGAGGCTCACTCAGACTACATTCGCTGTATTGCTGTTCACCCTACTCAGCCCTACATCCTGACTAGCAGTG atgacaTGTTGATCAAGCTGTGGGACTGGGATAGAAAGTGGCTGTGTAGTCAGGTGTTTGAGGGACACACTCACTACGTCATGCAAGTTGTCATTAACCCAAAAGACAACAACCAATTTGCCAGTGCCTCCCTCGACAGAACTGTTAAG GTTTGGCAGCTGGGCTCCAGGATTCCTAACTTCACTCTGGAGGGCCATGAGAAGGGAGTGAACTGTGTTGATTACTATAGTGGAGGAGACAAGCCCTACCTCATATCAGGGAGTGATGACTGCCTGGTTAAGATCTGGGACTACCAG AATAAAACTTGCGTTCAGACCTTGGAGGGTCATGCCCAGAATGTGACGTGCGTCAGCTTTCACCCCGAGCTGCCAGTCATCCTCACAGGCTCTGAAGACG GCACAGTTCGGTTGTGGCACTCCAACACCTACCGACTAGAAAACACACTAAACTATGGCATGGAGCGATTGTGGTGCATATGCAGCCAGCCTGGCTTCAACAGTGTGGCTTTGGGCTATGATGAAGGCAGCATCATCATCAAG cTGGGTCGGGAGGAGCCGGCCATGTCCATGGACTCCAGTGGAAAAGTCATGTGGGCTCGCCACTCGGAGGTGCAGCAGGCCAACCTGAAGGCCATGGGAGAGAGTGAGATCAGGGAtggagagaagctgctgctgggtgTCAAAGACATGGGCAGCTGTGAAATTTACCCTCAGACAATCCAGCATAGTCCCAATGGAAG ATTTGTAGTGGTGTGTGGAGATGGGGAGTATATTATCTACACCGCCATGGCTCTGAGGAACAAGAGTTTTGGCACAGCTCAAGAGTTTGTCTGGTCACATGACTCCTCACA GTTTGCTATAAGGGAAAGCAACAGTATGGTAAAAATATTCAAGaactttaaagagaaaaaagcttttaaacCTGACCTTGGGTGTGAAG GTATCTTTGGTGGCTTCTTACTGGGAGTAAGGTCAAACAGTGGCCTGGCCTTCTTCACCTGGGAGAGCTTTGAACTGATTCGCCGTATTGAGATTCAGCCGAAGCAT aTCATCTGGTCTGATTCAGGGGAGTTGGTGTGCGTTGCGACAAATGAGTCTTTCTTTATGCTGCGCTATCTGCCGGAGACAGTGTCTGCAGCTCAGGAGTCCAAGGAACAGATGACAGAGGATGGCATAGAGGATGCGTTTGAg GTAATGGGGGAGGTCCCTGAGGTTGTGAAAACAGGAATCTGGGTTGGAGACTGCTTCATCTACACCAGCTCTATTAACAGACTCAACTGCTATGTTGGGGGAGAAATCATTACTATTGCTCACATGGACAG GACTATGTATCTGCTGGGTTATATCCCCAAGGACAATCGACTCTACCTTGGAGACAAAGAGCTGAACGTCATCAGCTACTCCCTGCTGTTACCTGTGTTGGAATACCAGACAGCTATCATGAGGAGGGACTTCAGGACAGCTGACAAAATTTTGCCCAGAATCCCCAAGGAGCAGAGGACCAGGGTAGCCAACTTCCTGGAGAAACAG GGCTTCAAACAGCAGGCTCTGGCTGTGTCCACTGACCCAGAACATAAGTTTGAACTTGCTCTGCAGCTGGGAGAGGTCAAGATAGCTTACCAACTGGCCTTGGAGGCAGAG TCCGAACATAAATGGAAGCAGCTGGCAGAGCTTGCTACTACAAAGGGCCAGTTTACCCTGGCCCAGGAGTGTCTGCACCAAGCTCAGGATTATGGGGGATTACTGCTGCTGGCCACTGCCTCAGGCAACACCAACATGATGGACAAACTGGCTGAGGGAGCAGAAAAGGATGACAAGACCAACGTGGCCTTCCTCACTTACTTTATGCAGGGCAG ACTGGACAAATGTCTGGACCTCCTCATCAAAACAGATCGGTTGCCAGAGGCTGCATTCCTGGCGAGAACATATCTGCCCAGCCATGTGTCAAG GGTGGTCAAGCTGTGGAAGGAAAGTCTGTCCAAGGTCAACCAGAAGGCAGCAGATGCTCTGGCTGACCCCACCCAGTATAGCAACCTGTTCCCTGGCCTCCAGCAAACCTTGCTGGCTGAGCAGTACCTGAAGGAGACTCATGTCAGGGTCAGGCCTGCTGCAGAATACCCCCTCGTCGTG ccaAATGAAGACTGTAATGTTCTGGAGGaatttgcagtttttgtgtCCAAAGAAGAGGTCAGTAAGCCAGAG GAAGTGGtagaaagaatgaatgaaagcctcttagtagcagcagcagcaggacctGTACcttcagaagaagaagaagtagtaGTGGAGAAGACCAGCCCCATAAAACAGATTACTGAGCCTCTTTCAATGAAAGAAGAATCAATCCCAAGAGAGACTTCTCCTCTACCTGTCACCATCCCAGAAGAACATGTTGAACCAAACCAAGCAGAATCTGTGGCATCAGAGGTGGAAACACTAAAGGATCTTATATCTAAATTAGAgataaaagaggaagaaatgcTGAACAAGACCATCATCGAGATTCAAGAGCCAGACATGGTACAGTCCTGTCCCATAAAAGATGTCAGGGTGTCAGTTGAGGAGAATATTCAGGAAATTTCTCTAAGTGATGCTGCATCTGTTGCCTGTGGTTCTGCAACATCTCTTACTGAGACAATAGAAACCATCACAGGAACATGTGAAGAGCAAAGTGAGGCAGTAGCAAAAGAAACCATAGAAACAGGGGAGGATGTAGTTCCCACTGGTCTGACAGTGTCGGAAGTGTCAGAATCTGTGACAACAGGGGAAGAGCCTGCAACTGAAGAACAGGAGACTAATGTAATCTCTTCAACAGCAACAACCATCACAGATACAGCAGAGGAGACTCCTGTTcttgaaaaacatgtttcagaaacAGCATCATCGCCTGCGGCAGTGGAGGAGCTCATCTCATTTGAAAACACAGCCAGTTCCGTGTTGGAtgcatctgtctctgtccagaCTTTCCCACATTTGGCCTTTGATCCATTGCTAGACCCGCTTGAAGATTCAATGCCAGTGTTGGAGCCAGTCTCAGCTCAAAAACCCGAACAAAAGAACCTGTGCAGAGCTCTCCCAGTACAGCCAGAGGACACCCTGGAGCTTGTCCTGGAGACCGAGGTTTTATCCCCAGCAGCGACACCCATAGAGTGCAGCAAAGCACAGGAGGCAGAGCCTGAAGGTGCAGAGAAACCTGCGGAGGACCTTGAGGCACTGATGAATGAAGAG AACCTGGATTATCTGGAATTGGACAACTTTGACCTGGAGGACATTGACCCGGCAGAGGTCAACCTGGATGAGGATTTCCTCAGTGAATAG